In Ignavibacteria bacterium, a genomic segment contains:
- a CDS encoding ABC transporter ATP-binding protein, which yields MPLSNGTEKRITELFLLREFIFTFSRSMINNGKENLLSSENEQMNFSATKIQKKFGRRLVFSDVSFSLEKGDALSIAGNNGSGKSTLAKICAGVLSPNKGTIDFFLNGTLLSTDERFLHIGFVAPYLQLYDEFTPAEHIEFLRQVRNQKTDAPYEEYLLERVKLLSRKNDFVRTFSSGMKQRLKYALALLHSPRLLILDEPTSNLDDDGRTVVFEIIREQCELGIVIVATNEHQDVELCNKHILLQ from the coding sequence ATGCCGTTATCGAATGGAACGGAAAAGCGGATAACGGAACTATTCCTTCTTCGGGAGTTTATTTTTACGTTCTCACGGTCAATGATAAACAATGGAAAGGAAAATTTGCTTTCATCCGAAAATGAACAGATGAATTTTTCTGCAACAAAGATTCAAAAAAAATTCGGAAGACGTTTGGTGTTCAGCGATGTATCGTTCTCTCTGGAAAAAGGAGATGCGCTTTCCATTGCCGGAAATAATGGTTCCGGAAAATCCACGCTAGCCAAAATTTGCGCTGGAGTTCTTTCTCCCAATAAGGGAACCATTGATTTTTTTCTCAACGGAACATTGCTTTCTACGGATGAGCGATTTCTGCATATCGGCTTTGTTGCTCCCTATTTACAACTCTATGATGAATTTACTCCCGCCGAACATATCGAGTTTCTCCGTCAAGTTCGAAACCAGAAAACCGATGCGCCGTATGAAGAGTATTTACTGGAACGAGTGAAATTGCTTTCCCGAAAAAATGATTTTGTGCGCACGTTTTCTTCCGGAATGAAACAACGGCTGAAATATGCGCTTGCGCTTCTTCATTCGCCGCGCCTCTTAATACTTGATGAACCGACATCCAATTTAGATGATGACGGAAGAACTGTCGTGTTCGAAATAATTCGTGAACAATGCGAACTCGGTATTGTAATTGTTGCAACGAATGAACATCAGGACGTTGAACTTTGCAATAAACATATTCTGTTGCAATAA